One Notolabrus celidotus isolate fNotCel1 chromosome 18, fNotCel1.pri, whole genome shotgun sequence DNA window includes the following coding sequences:
- the gprc5c gene encoding G-protein coupled receptor family C group 5 member C isoform X1: MAANVTPQGCGPNLDSLYYNLCDRSAVWGIVLEAFAAAGIVFSFVLFISLLASIPFVENKNRKSSIPLQAFFLVCTGGLFCITFAFIVGKDFSTCGTRRFLFGVLFGGCFACLLMQCVRLNFLARHNSGPPTWVLCLGALGLWLVEVVINTEWLIITVVRHPLRPTNTTIDASRATATPCNIANEDFVMALIYVMTLILAVVVASLAIMGGKHNQWKKDAACVVLTSFLSVGIWVAWIVMYVYGNERAGNATWDDPTLAIALVANAWVFLIVYTIPEICCLTNDDESEQSVGEDLYPNRGVGYETILKEQSSQNMFMENKAFSMDEPNQAAKPVSPYSGYTGQLRSSVYQPTELALITKAVGNHPRDVSFDMVIPRASTNSAANSGSSTPSTHTETGSSAHAQTNGNSGNGLHRTSQW; this comes from the exons ATGGCTGCGAACGTCACCCCTCAGGGTTGTGGCCCTAACTTGGACTCCCTGTATTACAACCTGTGTGACAGAAGCGCCGTGTGGGGCATCGTACTGGAGGCCTTCGCGGCAGCCGGCATCGTCTTCTCCTTCGTGCTCTTCATCTCGCTGCTGGCCAGCATCCCCTTCGTGGAAAACAAGAACCGGAAGAGTTCCATCCCTCTTCAGGCTTTCTTCCTCGTCTGCACGGGGGGTCTCTTCTGCATCACCTTCGCCTTCATCGTCGGGAAGGACTTCTCCACCTGTGGCACGCGGAGGTTCCTCTTCGGGGTGCTGTTCGGCGGCTGCTTCGCCTGCCTCCTGATGCAGTGCGTGAGGCTGAACTTCCTCGCCAGGCACAACAGCGGGCCCCCGACGTGGGTTCTGTGCCTCGGGGCGTTGGGGCTGTGGCTGGTGGAGGTGGTCATCAACACCGAGTGGCTGATCATCACGGTGGTGCGGCATCCTCTGAGGCCGACTAACACCACGATAGACGCCAGCAGAGCCACGGCTACGCCATGCAACATCGCCAACGAGGACTTCGTCATGGCGCTGATCTACGTGATGACCCTGATCCTCGCTGTGGTGGTGGCCAGTCTCGCCATCATGGGGggcaaacacaaccagtggaAGAAGGACGCCGCCTGTGTCGTCCTCACTAGCTTCCTCTCTGTCGGTATCTGGGTGGCTTGGATCGTCATGTACGTCTACGGGAATGAGAGGGCCGGCAACGCCACATGGGACGACCCAACCTTGGCCATCGCTCTGGTAGCGAACGCTTGGGTGTTCCTCATCGTTTACACCATTCCTGAAATCTGCTGTTTGACCAACGATGATGAAAGCGAGCAGAGCGTCGGGGAAGATCTGTACCCGAACCGAGGAGTGGGCTACGAGACGATCCTGAAGGAACAGAGCTCCCAGAACATGTTCATGGAAAATAAGGCTTTCTCCATGGATGAGCCCAACCAAG CCGCCAAGCCCGTGTCCCCGTACAGCGGCTACACGGGTCAGCTGAGGAGCTCCGTGTACCAGCCCACTGAGCTGGCTCTCATCACTAAAGCGGTGGGGAAT CACCCCCGGGACGTGTCCTTTGACATGGTCATTCCCCGAGCGTCCACCAACTCTGCGGCCAACAGCGGGAGCAGcaccccctccacacacactgagaccGGCAGCTCTGCACACGCTCAGACTAACGGAAACAGC
- the gprc5c gene encoding G-protein coupled receptor family C group 5 member C isoform X2, with protein sequence MAANVTPQGCGPNLDSLYYNLCDRSAVWGIVLEAFAAAGIVFSFVLFISLLASIPFVENKNRKSSIPLQAFFLVCTGGLFCITFAFIVGKDFSTCGTRRFLFGVLFGGCFACLLMQCVRLNFLARHNSGPPTWVLCLGALGLWLVEVVINTEWLIITVVRHPLRPTNTTIDASRATATPCNIANEDFVMALIYVMTLILAVVVASLAIMGGKHNQWKKDAACVVLTSFLSVGIWVAWIVMYVYGNERAGNATWDDPTLAIALVANAWVFLIVYTIPEICCLTNDDESEQSVGEDLYPNRGVGYETILKEQSSQNMFMENKAFSMDEPNQAAKPVSPYSGYTGQLRSSVYQPTELALITKAVGNGNGLHRTSQW encoded by the exons ATGGCTGCGAACGTCACCCCTCAGGGTTGTGGCCCTAACTTGGACTCCCTGTATTACAACCTGTGTGACAGAAGCGCCGTGTGGGGCATCGTACTGGAGGCCTTCGCGGCAGCCGGCATCGTCTTCTCCTTCGTGCTCTTCATCTCGCTGCTGGCCAGCATCCCCTTCGTGGAAAACAAGAACCGGAAGAGTTCCATCCCTCTTCAGGCTTTCTTCCTCGTCTGCACGGGGGGTCTCTTCTGCATCACCTTCGCCTTCATCGTCGGGAAGGACTTCTCCACCTGTGGCACGCGGAGGTTCCTCTTCGGGGTGCTGTTCGGCGGCTGCTTCGCCTGCCTCCTGATGCAGTGCGTGAGGCTGAACTTCCTCGCCAGGCACAACAGCGGGCCCCCGACGTGGGTTCTGTGCCTCGGGGCGTTGGGGCTGTGGCTGGTGGAGGTGGTCATCAACACCGAGTGGCTGATCATCACGGTGGTGCGGCATCCTCTGAGGCCGACTAACACCACGATAGACGCCAGCAGAGCCACGGCTACGCCATGCAACATCGCCAACGAGGACTTCGTCATGGCGCTGATCTACGTGATGACCCTGATCCTCGCTGTGGTGGTGGCCAGTCTCGCCATCATGGGGggcaaacacaaccagtggaAGAAGGACGCCGCCTGTGTCGTCCTCACTAGCTTCCTCTCTGTCGGTATCTGGGTGGCTTGGATCGTCATGTACGTCTACGGGAATGAGAGGGCCGGCAACGCCACATGGGACGACCCAACCTTGGCCATCGCTCTGGTAGCGAACGCTTGGGTGTTCCTCATCGTTTACACCATTCCTGAAATCTGCTGTTTGACCAACGATGATGAAAGCGAGCAGAGCGTCGGGGAAGATCTGTACCCGAACCGAGGAGTGGGCTACGAGACGATCCTGAAGGAACAGAGCTCCCAGAACATGTTCATGGAAAATAAGGCTTTCTCCATGGATGAGCCCAACCAAG CCGCCAAGCCCGTGTCCCCGTACAGCGGCTACACGGGTCAGCTGAGGAGCTCCGTGTACCAGCCCACTGAGCTGGCTCTCATCACTAAAGCGGTGGGGAAT